In Candidatus Pantoea floridensis, the genomic window CGTCGTGCCACCGGGCGTTCGCGTCATGCTGAATTCGATCTTGATGCCGCGCTGGCGCGCCATCCGGCGGTGATTCTGATGGATGAGCTGGCGCACACCAACGTGCAGGGTTCACGCCATCCTAAACGCTGGCAGGACATTGAGGAGCTGCTCGAGGCGGGTATCGATGTCATCACTACCGTCAACGTCCAGCATCTGGAGAGCCTGAATGATGTGGTTGGCGGCGTAACCGGTATTCAGGTGCGTGAAACCGTGCCCGATCCGTTCTTTGATAGCGCCGACGAAGTGGTGCTGGTCGATCTGCCGCCGGACGATCTGCGCCAGCGGTTAAAAGAGGGCAAAGTCTACGTCGGCGACCGCGCCGAGCGCGCTATCGAAAACTTCTTCCGTAAAGGCAATCTGTTCGCGCTGCGCGAGCTGGCGCTGCGACGCACCGCCGATCGCGTGGATGACCAGATGCGCGCCTGGCGCGATCAGCAGGGCCGCGACAAAGTGTGGCACACGCGTGATGCCATTCTGCTGTGCATTGGTGATGACACCGGCAGCGAAAAGCTGGTGCGCACCGCTGCGCGCCTGGCGGCACGGCTCGGCAGCGAATGGCACGCCGTGTATGTGGAAACGCCTCGCCTCAATCGTCTGCCCGAGGCGCGTCGTCGCGCTATTTTGCGCACGCTGCAGCTGGCGCAGGAGCTGGGGGCAGAAACCGCGACGCTCTCCGATCCTGATGAAGCGCGTGCCGTGCTGCGTTACGCGCGCGAGCATAATCTGGGCAAAATTGTCACCGGACGCCAGCCACAGCGGCGCTGGCGGCGCGACAGTTTTGCTCAACGTCTGGGCGAACTCGGTCCGGATCTCGATTTATTAGTAGTGGCGCTGGACGAACCGGTGCGCGATGCGCCGCATCCGCTCGGTGGCCAGCGTGCCAGCGGTGAAAAATGGCGGCTGCACCTGCGCGGCTGCCTGATGGCGTTGCTGTTGTGCGTGTTGGTTACCACCGTGGGCCGCTGGCTGCTGAAGGAGTTTGATCCGGCCAACGGCGTCATGATTTATCTGCTGGCGGTGGTGCTGGTAGCGCTGCGCTATGGGCGCTGGCCGTCGGTGTTCGCCACGGTGATCAATATCCTCGCCTTTGACCTGTTTTTTGTTGCTCCCACCGGTACCGTCGCGGTATCGGACTTACAGTATCTGGTGACCTTTGCGGTGATGCTGGCGGTGGGCGTGATTGTCGGGAATTTGACGGCGGGCGTGCGCTATCAGGCCAAAGTGGCGCGCTATCGTGAACAGCGGGCGCGCCATCTGTATGAGATGGCGAAATCCCTCGGCAGCGATCTCACGCCGCAGGATATTGCCACCACCAGCCAGCGAATTATTGACGTTACCTTGCAGGCGCGCAGTTTGCTGCTGTTGCCCGATGAACAGGGCGAGCTACAAACCGTGGGCGATACCGCGATTGGCACGCCGCCGGATCTCGCCATCGCCAAATGGAGCTTCAGCAAAGGCCAGCCCGCGGGCGCAGGTACCGATACCTTACCGGCGGTGCCGTACCAGATTCTGCCGCTGAAAAGCGGCAGTCATTGTCGCGGTTTGCTGGTGGTTGAGCCGGAAAACCTGCGACAGCTGATGATTCCCGAGCAGCAGCGTCTGCTGGAAACGTTCACCGTACTGATCGCCAACGCGCTGGAGCGTATGGCGCTGTCGCACAGTGAAGCGGCGTCGCGTCTTGCCGCCGAGCGCGAGCAACTGCGTAATGCGCTGCTGTCGGCGCTGTCACACGATCTGCGCACGCCGCTGACGGTGCTGTTTGGCCAGGCGGAAATGCTGATGCTCGATCTCGCTAGCGAACAGTCGAAATATGTGGGACAGGCGAACCAAATTCGCGAGCAGACGCTGAGCACCATCCGCTTAGTGAGCAACATGCTGGATATGGCGCGCATTCAGTCGGGCGGGCTTAATCTGCGCGAAGAGTGGGTGGCGCTGGATGAGGTGATTGGCGGCGCGCTGAGCAGCATGGGACCGTCGCTCAAGGGGCATGAATTTATTCTCGACCTGCCCGAAATGGTCCTGATCAAGGGCGACAGCGCCATGCTGGAGCGCGTGTTTACCAATCTGGTTGAAAATAGCCTGAAATATGCTGGAAATGCCGCGCAGCACGGCATTCGTGCGTGGCGCGAGCGAGATCGGCTGGAGATTGCAGTGTGGGATAGCGGACCCGGCATTGCGCCAGAGAATCTCACGCGCATTTTCGACAAGTTTGCGCGCGGGGATAAAGAGTCAGCGGTGCCCGGCGTTGGGTTGGGTTTGGCGATTGGCAAAACCATTATCGAATCGCATCGCGGGCGCATCTGGGCAGAAAACCGGCCAGAAGGTGGCGCGGTGTTTCGTTTGTCGCTGCCGCTGCCCGCCGCGCCTGAAATTTCTGAAGAGGGACTGAAATAACTTCACATAAGTTCGGTTATACTCGCCCACTTGTCTGTTGATTAATGGGAACTTATGGAACGTTTTATCGAAAACCTGATGTATTCATCGCGCTGGCTGCTGGCTCCGGTTTACATAGGACTTTCATTGGGCCTTTTGGCGCTGACCATCAAATTTTTCCAGGAAATTTTCCACCTGTTGCCGCATGTTTTCAGCATTGCGGAAAACGATCTGATTTTGCTGCTGCTGTCGCTGGTGGATATGACGCTGGTGGGCGGTTTACTGGTGATGGTGATGCTCTCGGGTTACGAGAATTTTGTCTCTAAGCTGGACATCGATGAAGACCGTGAGAAGCTGAGCTGGCTGGGTAAAATGGATTCCGGCTCGCTGAAAAATAAAGTCGCCGCATCGATTGTGGCAATTTCATCGATTCATCTGCTGCGCATTTTTATGGACGCCCGTAACGTCGCCAACGAAAAGCTGATGTGGTACGTGATTATTCACCTGACATTTGTGCTGTCGGCGTTTGTAATGGGCTGGCTGGATAATATGTCGAAGGCGGATAAGCAAGTGGCAAAGATGTAGTTTGGTGCGCGCTAGCCCTCACCCCAGCCCTCTCCCGCAAGCGGGCGAGGGGGCTGACCGTGCCGCCATCAGTTCCCTCTCCCACAGGGAGAGGGTTAGGGTGAGGGGAAAACCACTACCGCGTTGCCGGCTGCGTTCCCGCCAGCTTTGGCATCACTTCCCGAATCATCTCGAAAAACTGCCGTAATCGCGCCGGATAATAGCTGGCCCACGGATAGGTCAGCCACACCGGCAGCGGCGGCGCTTGCCACTCTGGCATTAACTGAATCAAATCCCCTTTCGCTAAATCTTCCTGCACCACCCAGGATGACACCACTGCTGCGCCCATCCCGGCCACGGCGGCTTTGCGTACCGCGTACAAACTGTCGCTGGCGAGGCGCGGGGCAATCGCCAGATTCACCGGCTGCCCGTCGCTGATACGCTGCAAAGCGATTTCGTTACGATAAAAGCTGGTCAGCGCCAGCCACGGCAGTTGGGTGAGCTGCGATACGTCCTTCACCGGCGGATACGCCGCCAGCAGCGAGGGGGCCGCCACCACAAAGCGCGGCACCTCAGCCAGCAATATCGCCACGATGGATGAGTCGCTCGGCGCACCGACCTGAATCGCGCAGTCGATGTTTTCACTGATGAAGTCCGGCGTGCGGTCATTCAGCGTCCACTCCACCGTTAAGCGTGGATAGCGGTGCAGATAATCAATCAGCGGTTCAATCAGCTGATCCTGACCAAAGGCGTGTGGCGCGCGTACCCGCAGGGTGCCAATGGGATCGTCACTGGCCCCGGTCAGATCATCTTCCAGCGCGTGCCAGGTGGCCAGCAGCTGACGCGCCTGAGCATAACAACGCTCGCCATCATCGGTGAGCTTCAGCGCATGGGTGGTACGCAGAATCAATTTGAGGCCCAGCCGCTGTTCAAGCGCCTGCAGGCGGCGGCTGATAGTGGGCTGGGTGGTGCCCAGCTGCGTCGCTGCCGCTGAGAGCGATCCACTTTCAACAATGCGGATAAAGGTTTGCATCAGTTCGATGCGGTCAACGCTGGAAGGTGTATTCATACGCGCCACGTATAACAGTTCTGTGTTTGAACACTCTACCGCGTATGGCGGCGACGCGCTTTAATAAGCGCACTTTCTCGGGGGAATCCACTATGTCAGCCATGTCATCATCTTCAGTCATCACGGCGGAGAAACTGCCCGCACCGCTGGTCTTTACGCTTGCTGCCGGTGCAGGCCTTAGCGTTGCATCGATTTACTACAGCCAGCCGATGCTGGATATCATCAGCAAACAGTTTAACGTCGGCATTGGCAGCGTTGGCATGGTGCCGATGCTGACGCAGGCGGGTTATGCGCTGGGCATTTTGTTGCTGGCACCGCTCGGCGACCGCCACGATCGTCGCACCATCATTTTAGTCAAAGGCTTGCTGCTGGTTGCCGCTTTGCTACTGTGCGGCTTTTCAGGGGGGCTGAACGCCTTGCTGATGGCCAGCTTTGTCACCGGCTTAACGGCCACCGTGGCGCAAGATATCGTTCCGGCGTCGGCGGCGTTAGCACCGGAGCGCAGCCGCGGTAAAACCGTGGGCACGGTGATGACGGGATTGCTGGTCGGCATTTTACTTTCGCGCGTGGTGAGCGGCGTGGTGGCAGAGTATTTCGGCTGGCGCACCATGTATATGGTGGCGGCGGTGGCCGTATTGTTAATTAGCGTCGCGCTGTGGCGCGTATTACCGCGCTTCACGCCGGGAACGTCGGTGAGCTACCCGCGTTTGCTGCTGTCGCTGGCGCATTTGTGGCAGCACCATCAAACGCTGCGCCGTGCTGCGCTGGCGCAAGGCTTGTTATCGGTGGGCTTTAGCGCCTTCTGGTCAACGCTGGCGTTAATGCTAAGCGACAAATTCCATCTGGATAGCGCCGTCGCTGGTGCGTTCGGCTTGGCCGGTGCGGCAGGGGCCTTAGCGGCGCCGTTAGCTGGCAGCGTGGCGGATCGCATCGGCCCTGCGCGTGTGACGCAGTACGGCGCCACATTGGTGATGGTGTCGTTCGCGCTGATGTTCCTGCTGCCGCTGTTGCCGATGCCGGCACAGCTTGGTCTGATTATCATCAGCACTATCGGTTTTGATTTGGGCGTGCAGGCTACGCTGGTAGCGCATCAAACCCTGGTTTACAGCCTGGCGCCGGAAGCACGCAGCCGTCTTAACGCCTTAATGTTTACCGTTGTTTTCATCGGTATGGCAACCGGCGCGGCGCTCGGCAGCCTGGCGCTGGCACATTGGGGCTGGACCGGCGTGGTAGCGCTCTCCACGCTCGCCGCTGCGCTTGCCCTGATGATTCGCCTTGCGAGCCGCCATCTGAAAAACTGATCGCCTAACATGTGCCAGGCTTAAAGGAAGAATATGATTTAAAAACGGAGCGTTATGAATTTCCTGGCCTGGACCGCTGCCACCGGCGGTCTCTTACTTCTTATGTCACTGGCTTCCGGTTGGATTCACCGTGGGCCCGTGACCTCATTTGGTCTCTATCTGTTCGCCGGCATCCTGTGTGGTCCGTGGATGCTCAACTTGCTGCAAGTCGATATCATCGGTCACGCCAACCTCGCCGCGCACATCACTGAAATTACCATGGCCGCCTCGCTGTTTATCACCGGGCTTAAGCTGCGTTTGCCGCTCAACGCGCACGCATGGCGCATCGGCGTCAGGCTGGCGTTTCCGGCGATGTTGCTGACCGTTGGCAGTATGACGGTGTTGGTGCACTGGATCACCGGCTTTGATTGGGCACTGTCGCTGGCATTTGGCGCCATTGTGGCGCCGACCGATCCGGTGCTTGCCAGCCTGATTTCGGTGAACGATGCGCGCGATGACGACGCACTGCGCGTGGCGCTCTCCAGCGAAGCGGGCATGAACGATGGCTCAGCGCTGCCGCTGCTGATGCTGGCCATGATCATGCTGCAGCCGGGCGCGCTGACGCTCTCCTCATTCGGTGAATGGTTCGCCAAAGATACGCTCTGGGCCATGGGCGGCGGCCTCGGGATTGGCTTCGCATTGGGTTGGTTGATTGGCCAACTGGCAACGCATTTACGCACCGCCAATCAGGATGTAGCACCCAACGATCTGTTCGCCCTTGCGTTGATTGCGTTGAGCTACGCCGCCGCGCAGGCGGTGGATGCGTCGGGCTTCCTCGCCACGTTTGCCGCAGGCGTGGGCTTGCGGCGCGCGGAATTACGCGTGGTGAAGCACTATCCACAAGATGAGATGTCAGAAGAGGAGCGTTTCCTGCCAGCAGAAGCCCGCGTGAATACCGGCCAGCGCCTGGCGCAAGGCAGTAGCGGCATGGTGAAATCGGTCGGGTTGGTGATCGGCGATGCGCTCTCCTTTGGTGATACTATCGAACGCCTGCTGGCGGCGGGCATGATGGTGGTGCTGGGCATTACGCTGGCACAGCACTGGAATCTCACCGGTATTGGCCTGGCGCTGCTGCTGTTTGTCGTGGTGCGCCCGCTGGCGGTGTGGATCACCACCTGGCGCTGCGACATTCCGCTGATGCGACGGCTGCTGATTGGCTGGCTGGGTATTCGCGGCATCGGCAGTATCAATTATATTGCTTATGCATGGGTGCACGGTATGCGCGGCCCCGAGGCAGAACAGATGGTGGATATGGCGCTGACGTTGGTGGTGTGCAGCATTGTGTTGCACGGCGTGACGGTGACGCCGCTGCTTAACTGGCGTGCCGCCCGCCAGGCCGCCCGCGCAGAGCACAATGAAAACTGATTTATTGGAAATTACTGGAGCCT contains:
- a CDS encoding LysR family transcriptional regulator; translated protein: MNTPSSVDRIELMQTFIRIVESGSLSAAATQLGTTQPTISRRLQALEQRLGLKLILRTTHALKLTDDGERCYAQARQLLATWHALEDDLTGASDDPIGTLRVRAPHAFGQDQLIEPLIDYLHRYPRLTVEWTLNDRTPDFISENIDCAIQVGAPSDSSIVAILLAEVPRFVVAAPSLLAAYPPVKDVSQLTQLPWLALTSFYRNEIALQRISDGQPVNLAIAPRLASDSLYAVRKAAVAGMGAAVVSSWVVQEDLAKGDLIQLMPEWQAPPLPVWLTYPWASYYPARLRQFFEMIREVMPKLAGTQPATR
- a CDS encoding cation:proton antiporter, yielding MNFLAWTAATGGLLLLMSLASGWIHRGPVTSFGLYLFAGILCGPWMLNLLQVDIIGHANLAAHITEITMAASLFITGLKLRLPLNAHAWRIGVRLAFPAMLLTVGSMTVLVHWITGFDWALSLAFGAIVAPTDPVLASLISVNDARDDDALRVALSSEAGMNDGSALPLLMLAMIMLQPGALTLSSFGEWFAKDTLWAMGGGLGIGFALGWLIGQLATHLRTANQDVAPNDLFALALIALSYAAAQAVDASGFLATFAAGVGLRRAELRVVKHYPQDEMSEEERFLPAEARVNTGQRLAQGSSGMVKSVGLVIGDALSFGDTIERLLAAGMMVVLGITLAQHWNLTGIGLALLLFVVVRPLAVWITTWRCDIPLMRRLLIGWLGIRGIGSINYIAYAWVHGMRGPEAEQMVDMALTLVVCSIVLHGVTVTPLLNWRAARQAARAEHNEN
- the kdpD gene encoding two-component system sensor histidine kinase KdpD is translated as MNDDISRPDPDALLLNHSDSHRGKLKIYFGACAGVGKTFAMLQEAQRLRAQGLDVLAGVVETHGREETAALLNGLAVLPRRATGRSRHAEFDLDAALARHPAVILMDELAHTNVQGSRHPKRWQDIEELLEAGIDVITTVNVQHLESLNDVVGGVTGIQVRETVPDPFFDSADEVVLVDLPPDDLRQRLKEGKVYVGDRAERAIENFFRKGNLFALRELALRRTADRVDDQMRAWRDQQGRDKVWHTRDAILLCIGDDTGSEKLVRTAARLAARLGSEWHAVYVETPRLNRLPEARRRAILRTLQLAQELGAETATLSDPDEARAVLRYAREHNLGKIVTGRQPQRRWRRDSFAQRLGELGPDLDLLVVALDEPVRDAPHPLGGQRASGEKWRLHLRGCLMALLLCVLVTTVGRWLLKEFDPANGVMIYLLAVVLVALRYGRWPSVFATVINILAFDLFFVAPTGTVAVSDLQYLVTFAVMLAVGVIVGNLTAGVRYQAKVARYREQRARHLYEMAKSLGSDLTPQDIATTSQRIIDVTLQARSLLLLPDEQGELQTVGDTAIGTPPDLAIAKWSFSKGQPAGAGTDTLPAVPYQILPLKSGSHCRGLLVVEPENLRQLMIPEQQRLLETFTVLIANALERMALSHSEAASRLAAEREQLRNALLSALSHDLRTPLTVLFGQAEMLMLDLASEQSKYVGQANQIREQTLSTIRLVSNMLDMARIQSGGLNLREEWVALDEVIGGALSSMGPSLKGHEFILDLPEMVLIKGDSAMLERVFTNLVENSLKYAGNAAQHGIRAWRERDRLEIAVWDSGPGIAPENLTRIFDKFARGDKESAVPGVGLGLAIGKTIIESHRGRIWAENRPEGGAVFRLSLPLPAAPEISEEGLK
- a CDS encoding TIGR00645 family protein; translation: MERFIENLMYSSRWLLAPVYIGLSLGLLALTIKFFQEIFHLLPHVFSIAENDLILLLLSLVDMTLVGGLLVMVMLSGYENFVSKLDIDEDREKLSWLGKMDSGSLKNKVAASIVAISSIHLLRIFMDARNVANEKLMWYVIIHLTFVLSAFVMGWLDNMSKADKQVAKM
- a CDS encoding MFS transporter, which codes for MSAMSSSSVITAEKLPAPLVFTLAAGAGLSVASIYYSQPMLDIISKQFNVGIGSVGMVPMLTQAGYALGILLLAPLGDRHDRRTIILVKGLLLVAALLLCGFSGGLNALLMASFVTGLTATVAQDIVPASAALAPERSRGKTVGTVMTGLLVGILLSRVVSGVVAEYFGWRTMYMVAAVAVLLISVALWRVLPRFTPGTSVSYPRLLLSLAHLWQHHQTLRRAALAQGLLSVGFSAFWSTLALMLSDKFHLDSAVAGAFGLAGAAGALAAPLAGSVADRIGPARVTQYGATLVMVSFALMFLLPLLPMPAQLGLIIISTIGFDLGVQATLVAHQTLVYSLAPEARSRLNALMFTVVFIGMATGAALGSLALAHWGWTGVVALSTLAAALALMIRLASRHLKN